From the Sphingomonas suaedae genome, one window contains:
- a CDS encoding response regulator, with protein MVFGKKKRRIVRVLIVEDEPLVAFDAEHYLTEEGFTVVATTDSVGEAIGHIIAAEKPDIVLVDLGLRDGNGADVAHAACAENIPVLIVSGRDPGEIQAIGLGCLTKPYKQRDLLAAIDICEALGEGKMPKRLPPGLRLFQSAAQ; from the coding sequence ATGGTGTTCGGAAAGAAGAAGCGGCGGATCGTGCGGGTTCTGATCGTCGAGGACGAACCCCTGGTCGCGTTCGACGCCGAACATTATCTGACGGAGGAAGGGTTTACCGTCGTCGCGACCACCGATTCGGTGGGCGAGGCGATCGGTCATATCATCGCTGCTGAGAAGCCCGATATCGTTCTGGTCGATCTCGGACTGCGCGATGGCAATGGCGCCGATGTCGCCCATGCGGCGTGCGCGGAGAATATCCCCGTGCTGATCGTATCGGGGCGCGATCCGGGGGAGATCCAGGCAATTGGCCTCGGGTGCCTGACCAAGCCCTACAAGCAGCGCGACCTGCTCGCCGCGATCGACATTTGCGAGGCGCTGGGCGAGGGCAAAATGCCCAAGCGGCTTCCGCCCGGCTTGCGCCTGTTCCAGTCCGCCGCGCAATAA
- a CDS encoding ribosomal large subunit pseudouridine synthase B, whose translation MSPSSPQESARQGERIAKLLARAGIASRREIERMIAEGRIALEGQTLTTPATVLTSLHGVTVDGNPVAAPAPARLFRFHKPAGLLTTERDPAGRPTIYDKLPRGLPRLMPVGRLDLSTEGLLLMTTDGELKRQLELPATGVERSYRARAYGQVSQEQLEELMLGVEIEGVRYGPINANLERRTGANVWIELTLTEGKNREVRRVLEHLGLKVSRLIRTRYGPFHLGDMPVGAADEIRQHDLIVFRKALTGPGGGKAASNLQLSGKSKAVDAEPEDASAEPAAAPPANRAERRKAGAQPPANNREPEAYKPARVQRPKAEKKGPEKFGVAQRRRHQAKTQRQANPAPFSEDLTEGQRRKRPDTAAGAMRPSRNPRQDAPARTAPPSPKGKPFKEAPAARHAQHDDDAGPLLDRPKRAFRPNDRRPGTASGKRPPAGKGGPAKQGPRK comes from the coding sequence ATGTCCCCTTCATCCCCCCAGGAATCCGCCCGACAAGGCGAGCGTATCGCAAAGCTGCTCGCCCGTGCCGGAATCGCGTCGCGGCGAGAGATCGAACGCATGATCGCCGAAGGGCGCATCGCGCTCGAGGGTCAGACCCTGACGACCCCTGCGACGGTCCTCACCTCGCTCCACGGCGTCACCGTCGACGGCAATCCGGTCGCGGCGCCCGCGCCCGCCCGCCTGTTCCGCTTCCACAAGCCCGCCGGCCTGCTGACGACCGAGCGCGATCCTGCGGGGCGCCCGACCATCTATGACAAATTGCCCCGAGGGCTGCCCCGGCTGATGCCCGTCGGCCGTCTCGACCTCTCGACCGAGGGGCTGTTGCTGATGACCACCGATGGCGAATTGAAGCGGCAGCTCGAACTCCCCGCCACCGGCGTGGAGCGCAGCTATCGCGCCCGCGCCTATGGCCAGGTCAGCCAGGAGCAGCTTGAAGAGCTGATGCTCGGCGTCGAGATCGAGGGCGTCCGCTACGGCCCGATCAACGCCAATCTGGAACGCCGCACCGGCGCGAATGTGTGGATCGAACTGACCCTGACCGAGGGCAAGAACCGCGAGGTCCGCCGCGTCCTCGAACATCTGGGGCTCAAGGTCAGCCGCCTGATCCGCACCCGCTACGGCCCCTTCCATCTCGGCGATATGCCGGTCGGGGCGGCCGACGAAATCCGCCAGCACGACCTGATCGTCTTCCGCAAGGCGCTGACCGGCCCCGGCGGCGGCAAGGCCGCCTCGAACCTCCAGCTTTCCGGCAAATCCAAGGCCGTCGATGCCGAGCCGGAGGACGCATCCGCGGAACCCGCCGCCGCGCCGCCAGCGAACCGCGCCGAGCGTCGCAAGGCCGGCGCGCAGCCGCCGGCAAACAATCGCGAGCCCGAAGCCTACAAACCCGCCCGCGTCCAGCGTCCCAAGGCAGAGAAGAAGGGTCCGGAGAAGTTCGGCGTGGCCCAGCGCCGCCGTCACCAAGCCAAGACGCAGCGCCAAGCCAACCCCGCGCCGTTCAGTGAGGACCTGACAGAGGGGCAACGTCGAAAGCGACCCGATACCGCTGCGGGCGCTATGCGCCCCTCGCGCAACCCGCGTCAGGATGCGCCCGCTCGAACCGCTCCCCCTTCCCCCAAAGGAAAGCCGTTCAAGGAGGCCCCCGCTGCCCGTCACGCCCAGCATGACGACGACGCCGGCCCGCTGCTCGACCGGCCCAAGCGCGCTTTCCGCCCCAACGACCGCCGCCCCGGCACCGCTTCGGGAAAACGTCCGCCCGCAGGAAAGGGCGGCCCCGCCAAGCAAGGCCCGCGCAAATGA
- the rsmD gene encoding 16S rRNA (guanine(966)-N(2))-methyltransferase RsmD: MRIIAGTWRGRPLVAPKGDATRPTADRTREALFSMLTSRVGSFEGLAVADLFAGSGALGFEALSRGAASCLFVEQDRAALDALRLNADKLGVRPDIRATSVLALGPAPKPLDLIMMDPPYGTGAGAVALDKLARLGWTSAATWISIETAKGETVTVDGFETDTERVHGKAMLTILRQAT, translated from the coding sequence ATGAGGATCATCGCCGGAACCTGGCGCGGCCGCCCGCTCGTCGCACCCAAGGGCGACGCCACCCGCCCCACCGCCGATCGCACGCGCGAGGCATTGTTCTCGATGCTCACCAGCCGGGTCGGCAGCTTCGAGGGGCTGGCGGTGGCCGACCTGTTCGCCGGATCGGGCGCGCTGGGGTTCGAGGCGCTCTCGCGCGGCGCCGCCTCCTGTCTGTTCGTCGAACAGGACCGCGCCGCGCTCGACGCGCTGCGCCTCAATGCCGACAAGCTCGGCGTCCGCCCGGATATCCGCGCCACCTCGGTCCTGGCGCTCGGCCCGGCGCCCAAGCCGCTCGACCTCATCATGATGGACCCGCCCTATGGCACCGGCGCGGGCGCCGTCGCGCTCGACAAGCTCGCCCGGCTCGGTTGGACCAGTGCTGCGACATGGATCAGCATCGAGACGGCCAAGGGCGAAACGGTGACGGTCGACGGATTTGAAACCGATACGGAGCGGGTTCACGGCAAGGCGATGCTGACGATCTTGCGGCAGGCGACCTGA
- a CDS encoding stability determinant, which produces MGKLDPIVSEFETEEDAQAYDTWFRAQVEAGLASTKPRIPHDEVMARIREILDGKRRAGPPLGS; this is translated from the coding sequence ATGGGAAAGCTCGACCCGATCGTCTCGGAATTCGAAACCGAGGAAGACGCGCAAGCCTATGACACCTGGTTTCGCGCGCAGGTGGAGGCTGGGCTCGCGTCGACCAAGCCGCGAATTCCACACGACGAAGTGATGGCGCGTATCAGGGAAATACTGGACGGAAAGCGCCGTGCTGGGCCTCCGTTGGGAAGCTGA
- a CDS encoding type II toxin-antitoxin system RelE/ParE family toxin, translating to MLGLRWEADALLQFELLIQFVRDRDERAAEALARRIGDGAERIRHFPESGRPGRVDGTRELIVHPNYLVVYQIVPESIDIIRLLHSRQRYP from the coding sequence GTGCTGGGCCTCCGTTGGGAAGCTGACGCGCTTCTTCAGTTCGAGTTGCTGATCCAGTTCGTCCGGGATCGGGATGAGCGAGCGGCAGAGGCGCTCGCCCGAAGGATCGGTGATGGCGCTGAGCGGATACGCCATTTCCCGGAGTCCGGGCGTCCCGGCCGGGTCGATGGCACGCGCGAATTGATCGTCCACCCGAATTATCTGGTCGTCTACCAGATCGTGCCCGAGTCGATCGATATAATCCGGCTGCTTCACTCCCGCCAACGCTATCCCTAG
- a CDS encoding catalase, translated as MADDTRFDTETGNGGETHQRIPAKGDHASTDHLTTNQGIRVSDNQNQLKSGARGPVLLEDFVLREKIFHFDHERIPERIVHARGSAAHGYFESYEDLSDLTRAAPFSAKGKKTPVFTRFSTVAGGAGSVDTPRDVRGFAVKFYTEEGNWDLVGNNIPVFFIQDAIKFPDLIHSVKMEADRGYPQAASAHDTFWDFISLMPESTHMIMWAMSDRTIPRSLRTMEGFGIHTFRMVNAKGKSTFVKFHWKPKQGVQSTCWDEAVKIAGADPDFHRRDLFEAIDRGDFPEWELGIQAFDAEFADSLPYDVLDPTKIIPEEVLPVRIIGRMVLDRCPDNFFAETEQVAYCPGNVVPGIDFTNDPLLQGRLFSYLDTQKSRLGTANFHQLPINAPKCPVMNFQRDGQMQMNVPKGRANYEPNSLDMTGEETGPRECPVTGFVTDRGRAAEEEQGDKLRVRPESFADHYSQARLFYRSLAEPEQAHVAFALVFELSKVGLEHIRERMMANLGNVDPDLAKRVADGLNMPVPKPSKAAAPVQDMDLSPALRIIGGPLEPDGIKGQTIAILVADGSDAGTVGKLTKAIEKAGARAVIVAPKVGGAKLSDGSMLKADAQLAGYPSVMADAIAIALSDEGTKMLLKEGAAVQFVMDAFGHLKAIGASEASKPLLDKAGVEPDAGVVGLDDGFVEAAAKRYWDREPGVRMLP; from the coding sequence ATGGCAGACGACACACGCTTCGACACCGAAACCGGCAATGGTGGCGAGACCCATCAGCGTATCCCGGCCAAGGGCGATCATGCGAGCACTGATCACCTGACGACCAATCAGGGCATCCGCGTCTCCGACAACCAGAACCAGCTGAAGTCCGGCGCGCGCGGGCCGGTGCTGCTGGAAGATTTCGTGCTGCGCGAGAAGATCTTCCATTTCGACCATGAGCGCATCCCCGAGCGGATCGTGCACGCGCGTGGTTCTGCGGCGCATGGCTATTTCGAAAGTTATGAGGATCTGTCGGACCTCACCCGCGCGGCGCCCTTCAGCGCGAAGGGCAAGAAGACGCCGGTGTTCACGCGGTTTTCGACCGTGGCGGGCGGCGCCGGATCGGTCGACACGCCGCGCGACGTGCGCGGATTTGCCGTCAAATTCTATACCGAAGAGGGCAATTGGGACCTGGTCGGCAACAACATCCCGGTGTTCTTCATCCAGGACGCGATCAAGTTCCCCGACCTGATCCATTCGGTGAAGATGGAGGCCGATCGCGGCTATCCGCAGGCGGCGTCGGCGCACGATACCTTCTGGGACTTCATCAGCCTGATGCCCGAATCGACGCATATGATCATGTGGGCGATGAGCGACCGCACCATCCCGCGCTCGCTGCGCACGATGGAGGGGTTCGGCATTCACACCTTCCGCATGGTCAATGCCAAGGGCAAGTCGACCTTCGTCAAGTTCCACTGGAAGCCCAAGCAGGGCGTGCAGTCGACCTGCTGGGACGAGGCGGTGAAGATCGCCGGCGCCGATCCCGATTTCCACCGCCGCGACCTGTTCGAAGCGATCGACCGCGGCGACTTCCCCGAATGGGAGCTGGGCATCCAGGCGTTCGACGCGGAATTCGCCGACAGCCTGCCCTATGACGTGCTCGACCCGACCAAGATCATTCCCGAGGAAGTGCTGCCGGTGCGGATCATCGGACGGATGGTGCTCGATCGCTGTCCCGACAATTTCTTCGCCGAGACCGAACAGGTTGCCTATTGCCCCGGCAATGTCGTGCCGGGGATCGATTTCACCAACGATCCGCTGCTGCAGGGGCGCCTGTTCTCGTACCTCGACACGCAGAAGAGCCGGCTGGGCACCGCCAATTTCCACCAGCTGCCGATCAACGCGCCCAAATGCCCGGTGATGAACTTCCAGCGCGACGGGCAGATGCAGATGAACGTGCCCAAGGGGCGCGCAAATTACGAGCCGAACAGCCTGGACATGACGGGCGAGGAGACCGGCCCGCGCGAATGCCCGGTGACCGGCTTCGTCACCGATCGCGGCCGTGCCGCTGAGGAGGAACAGGGCGACAAGCTGCGCGTGCGGCCGGAGAGCTTCGCCGATCATTACAGCCAGGCGCGGCTGTTCTATCGCTCGCTGGCCGAGCCGGAACAGGCGCATGTCGCCTTCGCTTTGGTGTTCGAGCTGTCCAAGGTCGGGCTCGAGCATATCCGCGAGCGGATGATGGCCAATCTCGGCAATGTCGATCCCGACCTCGCCAAGCGCGTCGCCGACGGACTGAACATGCCGGTGCCCAAGCCGTCCAAGGCGGCGGCCCCGGTGCAGGACATGGATTTGTCGCCGGCGCTGCGGATCATCGGCGGGCCGCTGGAGCCGGATGGCATAAAGGGCCAGACGATCGCGATCCTGGTCGCCGATGGTTCGGACGCCGGGACAGTCGGCAAGCTGACCAAGGCGATCGAGAAGGCCGGGGCGCGCGCCGTGATCGTCGCGCCCAAGGTCGGCGGCGCGAAGCTGTCCGACGGGTCGATGTTGAAGGCCGATGCGCAGCTCGCGGGCTATCCGTCGGTCATGGCCGATGCCATTGCCATCGCGCTGTCGGATGAGGGCACCAAGATGCTGCTCAAGGAAGGCGCGGCGGTGCAGTTCGTGATGGATGCCTTTGGGCACCTCAAGGCGATCGGCGCGAGCGAGGCGTCGAAGCCGCTGCTCGACAAGGCCGGGGTGGAGCCGGATGCGGGTGTCGTCGGGCTGGACGATGGCTTCGTAGAAGCGGCGGCGAAGCGCTATTGGGATCGCGAGCCGGGCGTGCGGATGCTGCCGTGA
- a CDS encoding MFS transporter yields MDADRTRRRRALWASFVGTGIEFYDFYIYATAASLVFGQIFFPPGDPGVQQMAAFATLGVAFFARPFGAAVFGHYGDRIGRKATLVASLLTMGLSTTLVAFLPTYEAAGWVAPFALCLLRFGQGFGLGGEWGGAALLAVENAPPGWRARFGSAPQMGAPAGFIAANGLFLVLLTWMTPEQFADWGWRIPFALSAALVLVGLWVRLKLGETPEFKACLAEAPPAKVPLGEVVGRHGGVLIGGTIGAVCCFATYYIATAFLLGWGTKSLGYAKGDFLGVQLVAILFMAAGIYLAAWAADSRWDPRRVLAGGCVMVAASGFVIAPLMGAGLVGVFAFLSLLLFAMGFVYGPLSAWLTDLFPPRVRYTGVSMAFNIAGVIGGGLTPVIAQKLAMDHGLMPVGWYLSAAGALSLVALLALKGRDGAQSH; encoded by the coding sequence ATGGACGCTGACCGGACGCGGCGACGGCGCGCGCTGTGGGCGAGCTTCGTGGGGACGGGGATCGAGTTCTACGATTTCTATATCTACGCGACCGCCGCCAGCCTGGTGTTCGGCCAGATTTTCTTTCCGCCGGGCGATCCGGGCGTGCAGCAGATGGCGGCATTTGCGACGTTGGGCGTGGCCTTCTTCGCGCGGCCGTTCGGTGCGGCGGTGTTCGGCCATTATGGCGACCGCATCGGGCGCAAGGCGACCTTGGTCGCATCGCTGCTGACGATGGGGCTGTCGACGACATTGGTGGCGTTCCTGCCCACCTATGAGGCGGCCGGGTGGGTCGCGCCCTTTGCATTGTGCCTCCTGCGCTTCGGGCAGGGCTTCGGCCTGGGCGGCGAATGGGGCGGCGCGGCGTTGCTGGCGGTCGAGAATGCGCCGCCGGGGTGGCGCGCGCGATTCGGGAGCGCCCCGCAAATGGGCGCGCCTGCGGGGTTCATCGCCGCGAACGGATTGTTCCTGGTGCTGCTGACCTGGATGACGCCGGAGCAATTCGCCGACTGGGGCTGGCGAATTCCGTTCGCGCTGTCAGCGGCGCTGGTGCTGGTCGGGCTGTGGGTGCGATTGAAGCTGGGCGAAACGCCCGAGTTCAAGGCGTGCCTCGCCGAAGCGCCGCCCGCCAAGGTCCCGCTGGGCGAGGTCGTCGGCCGGCATGGCGGCGTGCTGATCGGCGGTACGATCGGCGCGGTATGCTGTTTCGCGACCTATTATATCGCGACCGCCTTTCTGCTGGGCTGGGGAACCAAGTCGCTGGGCTATGCAAAGGGCGACTTCCTGGGGGTTCAGCTGGTCGCGATCCTGTTCATGGCGGCGGGGATCTATCTCGCGGCCTGGGCGGCGGATTCGCGCTGGGATCCGCGCCGCGTGCTCGCGGGCGGGTGCGTGATGGTCGCGGCGAGCGGATTCGTGATCGCGCCGCTGATGGGGGCGGGGCTGGTCGGCGTGTTCGCGTTCCTGTCGCTGCTGCTGTTCGCGATGGGGTTCGTCTATGGGCCGCTGAGCGCGTGGCTGACCGACCTGTTCCCGCCCCGGGTGCGCTATACCGGCGTGTCGATGGCGTTCAACATCGCCGGGGTGATCGGTGGCGGGCTGACCCCGGTGATCGCACAGAAGCTGGCGATGGACCATGGGCTGATGCCGGTCGGCTGGTATCTGAGCGCGGCGGGCGCGCTGAGTCTGGTGGCGCTGCTGGCGCTCAAGGGACGCGACGGCGCACAATCGCACTGA
- a CDS encoding aspartyl protease family protein, with amino-acid sequence MIIGRRPLLAGATAALLGGATRAAAAPFNVPIRLTDRRVLVEGTFNGDRAFLLALDTGGQMGLINSGVAEAIGLKKIGSRRLRLAWGHTDYSVFQAKNVMLGGRVRLATLELAGIERDLGDGAVGSLPAWVLTLADGELDFDAGVWRAHEGGLPALPGATRFDKAIVQKGATADKRFLFADAALNGRSFRFGLDTGMPNYSRIYRKTAEAAGLWDAPRWSPAAPRGETRVIRPDRIELAGATIERPLIQMRDTPDWEEFDTGIIGLPILRLFNIATSNRDGAVFLTRNRQSPQPAEYNRAGLWVERAGSGVVAGVVGAGSPAEKAGIEAGDRLSGMTFETLIQQTSGPAGTVLPLTVERGGAARTVSLVLEDFL; translated from the coding sequence GTGATTATCGGACGGCGGCCGCTGTTGGCCGGAGCGACGGCGGCACTGCTGGGCGGCGCAACCCGCGCGGCGGCAGCACCCTTCAACGTGCCGATTCGGCTTACCGACAGGCGGGTACTGGTCGAAGGCACCTTCAACGGAGACCGCGCGTTTCTGCTCGCGCTCGATACCGGCGGACAGATGGGACTGATCAACAGCGGGGTCGCCGAAGCGATCGGCCTGAAGAAGATCGGCAGCCGTCGGCTGAGGCTCGCCTGGGGCCATACCGACTATTCCGTGTTTCAGGCGAAGAATGTGATGCTGGGCGGGCGCGTTCGGCTCGCCACGCTCGAGCTGGCGGGGATCGAGCGCGATCTGGGCGATGGAGCGGTGGGCTCGCTTCCCGCATGGGTGCTGACGCTGGCCGACGGAGAACTCGATTTCGATGCAGGTGTGTGGCGCGCGCATGAAGGGGGACTGCCCGCGCTTCCCGGCGCGACGCGGTTCGACAAGGCGATCGTCCAGAAAGGCGCGACGGCGGACAAGCGCTTCCTGTTCGCCGATGCCGCGCTGAATGGCCGCAGCTTCCGGTTCGGGCTGGACACCGGAATGCCGAATTACTCGCGGATCTATCGCAAGACGGCCGAGGCGGCGGGGCTGTGGGACGCGCCGCGCTGGTCGCCGGCGGCTCCGCGCGGGGAGACCCGCGTGATACGACCCGACCGGATCGAGCTGGCCGGTGCGACGATCGAGCGGCCGCTGATCCAGATGCGCGACACGCCGGATTGGGAGGAGTTCGACACCGGCATCATCGGCCTTCCGATCCTGCGGCTGTTCAACATCGCGACCAGCAATCGCGACGGTGCGGTGTTCCTGACCCGCAACCGCCAGTCGCCGCAGCCGGCGGAGTACAACCGTGCCGGGCTATGGGTCGAGCGCGCGGGATCGGGCGTGGTCGCCGGCGTCGTCGGCGCGGGCAGCCCCGCGGAGAAAGCGGGGATCGAGGCGGGGGACCGGCTGTCGGGGATGACGTTTGAGACGCTGATCCAGCAGACTTCGGGGCCGGCCGGGACGGTGCTGCCACTGACGGTCGAGCGTGGCGGGGCGGCGCGAACGGTCTCGTTGGTGCTGGAGGATTTCCTTTAG